The genomic stretch CTACCCTTATGCCCGCCAGGATAAGAAGCATAAGGGACGTGAGCCTATTTCGGCTCGTCTGATTGCCGATCTGTACAAGACCGCTGGCGCGGACCGTCTGATGTGCGTCGATCTGCATACTTCGCAGATTCAGGGTTTCTTTGATGGTCCGCTCGACCACCTCTTCGCTATTCCAGTTCTAGCGAATTATATTCGCGGGCGCGTTGAGAACCCCGAGAACGTGACCGTCGTTTCCCCGGATACCGGTCGTGTACGCGTGGCTGAGCATTGGGCTGCTCTGCTCGGCGGTGCCCCTTTGGCCTTCGTGCATAAGACACGCGATATTAACGTGCCGAATCACGCCGTCTCGAAAACCGTCGTGGGCGACGTTGAAGGGCGTTCCTGCGTACTGATCGACGATATGATCGATACCGGCGGAACCATTGCTGGCGCGGTTAAGGTTCTGAAGGATAAGGGCGCGAAAGAAGTCATTATCGCGGCAACCCACCCCGTATTTTCCGGTGAAGCCGTCGATATCCTTTCCGGATGCGGTGCCTCCGAAGTGGTTGTCACTAACACGCTGCCCGTGCCTGCCGAGAAGTCTTTCGATAATCTGACGGTTCTATCGATTGCTCCGCTGATAGCACGTGCTATCCGTGAGGTTTTCGACGAAGGATCCGTGACCAACATATTCAACGATCACGCCTAAATCGTATATATCGCATTAACCCCGTGGCCGAGCTTCGACAGTTCGGACACGGGGTGATGTTATTGGGCCCAGAAAAATGTCCCCGTCTGAGAACGCTAGCGCTCAGACGGGGACATTAACTACTTAGAGGCTATGCACCTCATAATCTGCTGTTTTAGTTCTGCACCTGTGCCTGCGAGAGCCACGGCAGAATCTCGAAGAGCGAGTTTTCAATCTCATCGACCGCAATGCGTGCCGCCTCTTTACCCTGACGGTACGGATCACCAATGTTATCGCTTGAGCGCGGTGCTTGATTATGGCTGTACAGGTATGAGATCGGTTCTGCCTCGGAACCGACTTCTTGCTTCAGGTTAGCTACCTGCTTGATGAGATGAACCTTATGGTGGTACTGCGGCCATTCGCGGATAATCCAATCGGCGTGTTCCGCCTCCGCCACCAGGATCAGGGTAGCGCGTTCCACCATGTCTTCAGTGAGCTGCTTGGCGCGGTACCCGGAAATATCGTAGCCGCGCTCGTCAAGCTGTTTACCCACGTGACGGTATACGCGCGAGCCCGAAAGTGCCGAAGTTCCGGCGCTGGTGAAAATCCAGTCATCGGTCAGACCGTATTCTTCGGAGAGCTGGCTTGCAATAATCTCTGCCGCCGCACTGCGCGCTACGTTCCCGGTACACACGAAGACCGCTTCCATAGGCCCCTGGAGCCGGGGAGCGAGCCTGCGCCTGCG from Rothia dentocariosa ATCC 17931 encodes the following:
- a CDS encoding ribose-phosphate diphosphokinase produces the protein MSSEITNPGMRKMAVVSGRAHPELAEEIAAELGHDLLPTSAYTFANGETYVRFEESVRGADAFVIQSHPAPINEWLMEQMIMIDALKRASARSITVVSPFYPYARQDKKHKGREPISARLIADLYKTAGADRLMCVDLHTSQIQGFFDGPLDHLFAIPVLANYIRGRVENPENVTVVSPDTGRVRVAEHWAALLGGAPLAFVHKTRDINVPNHAVSKTVVGDVEGRSCVLIDDMIDTGGTIAGAVKVLKDKGAKEVIIAATHPVFSGEAVDILSGCGASEVVVTNTLPVPAEKSFDNLTVLSIAPLIARAIREVFDEGSVTNIFNDHA